A window of Methanolobus sediminis contains these coding sequences:
- a CDS encoding DUF1059 domain-containing protein, with amino-acid sequence MTYKLACKDMGVMCPFVAEGETMDEMMEIAVKHAKEEHGYTDEQLNDPETQKAIKAAIRKE; translated from the coding sequence ATGACATATAAATTAGCTTGTAAAGATATGGGAGTTATGTGTCCTTTTGTTGCTGAGGGGGAAACCATGGATGAAATGATGGAAATTGCTGTAAAGCACGCCAAAGAAGAACATGGTTATACTGATGAGCAATTAAATGATCCTGAAACTCAAAAGGCAATTAAAGCAGCAATAAGGAAAGAGTAA
- a CDS encoding ABC transporter ATP-binding protein yields MRTTLLQMTIDELMEMMPWIEDYFSSFAIDPAEIGNLKLGELGSTLGEDYFTEKGTTYHDFIDGFFMFIEQVKALQQDSGFSINSLTVLPGLNKNGDKEGFSVELKKGKVTAIVGPTGSGKSRLLADIESLAQEDTPTGRSILVDGRSPTDEERFSTEGRFIAQLSQNMNFVMDLSVEDFLTLHAESRMVDEIHHIVQKIYDTANVLAGEPFSRETPVTQLSGGQSRALMIADTALLSPASVVLIDEIENAGVDKVKSLELLVSNNKIVLISTHDPLLALSADQRIVIKNGGISKLLKTTDDEKKHLESLEKIDRKITLMRDQLRAGEEIDLSDLLV; encoded by the coding sequence ATGAGAACAACTCTTCTTCAAATGACAATAGATGAGCTCATGGAGATGATGCCCTGGATAGAGGATTATTTCTCTTCGTTTGCAATCGACCCTGCTGAGATCGGGAACCTGAAGCTGGGAGAATTGGGTTCAACACTCGGCGAGGATTATTTTACAGAAAAAGGAACCACCTATCATGACTTTATCGACGGCTTCTTCATGTTTATTGAGCAGGTCAAAGCTCTGCAGCAGGATAGTGGATTCTCGATTAATTCCCTGACTGTTCTCCCCGGACTAAACAAAAATGGTGATAAAGAGGGATTTTCAGTTGAGCTGAAAAAGGGAAAAGTGACAGCAATTGTCGGTCCAACCGGGTCTGGCAAATCCCGCCTGCTTGCTGATATTGAATCCCTTGCACAGGAAGACACACCTACTGGACGAAGCATACTGGTAGATGGCCGCTCCCCAACAGATGAGGAACGTTTCTCAACTGAAGGACGCTTTATCGCACAACTTTCCCAGAACATGAATTTTGTTATGGATCTGAGTGTGGAAGATTTCCTGACACTACATGCTGAAAGTCGTATGGTTGATGAAATTCACCACATCGTCCAGAAGATATACGATACTGCAAACGTCCTTGCAGGTGAACCATTCAGCCGTGAAACTCCTGTTACACAACTCTCAGGAGGACAATCAAGGGCATTAATGATAGCAGACACAGCGCTCCTAAGCCCTGCATCAGTAGTCCTGATAGACGAAATTGAGAATGCAGGAGTTGACAAAGTAAAATCCCTTGAACTTCTGGTAAGCAATAACAAGATCGTCCTTATCAGCACTCACGACCCGCTTTTGGCCCTGTCGGCAGACCAGCGTATTGTCATCAAAAACGGTGGCATCTCAAAACTCCTGAAGACCACAGATGATGAGAAAAAGCATCTGGAAAGCCTTGAAAAGATAGACAGGAAGATCACACTTATGAGAGACCAGTTAAGAGCTGGGGAAGAGATCGATTTGAGTGATTTATTGGTTTAG
- a CDS encoding GTP-binding protein, giving the protein MRLVTVAGPPSSGKTSIIVRTVEELRNKGYTVGVVKFDCLSAQDEELYSAYSIPVRTGLSGGLCPDHFFVSNIEEAIKWAEDREFDFLITESAGLCNRCSPHIKDVLAICVIDNLSGVNTPKKIGPMLKMADIVVITKGDIVSQAEREVFAYRVRQVNPRGMIIHINGVTGQGSFYLAKQVEKTSSVDTLQGATLRFTMPGALCSYCLGERKIGDDRQIGVSKLVNFRGDD; this is encoded by the coding sequence TTGAGGCTTGTTACGGTAGCAGGTCCTCCATCTTCAGGAAAAACCAGCATAATTGTCAGGACAGTTGAAGAACTCAGGAATAAGGGTTACACAGTTGGCGTAGTTAAATTCGATTGTCTCTCGGCACAGGACGAAGAGCTTTATTCAGCTTACAGCATCCCTGTCAGGACCGGACTTTCCGGAGGACTATGTCCCGACCATTTTTTTGTGAGCAATATTGAAGAAGCAATCAAATGGGCTGAAGACAGGGAATTTGACTTCCTGATAACAGAGAGTGCAGGTCTTTGCAACCGATGTTCTCCTCACATAAAAGATGTTCTGGCAATCTGTGTAATTGATAACCTCAGTGGTGTCAATACACCTAAAAAGATAGGTCCGATGCTTAAAATGGCAGACATCGTTGTCATAACCAAAGGCGATATTGTCTCCCAGGCTGAGCGTGAGGTCTTTGCATACAGGGTGAGACAGGTCAACCCCAGAGGAATGATAATTCACATCAACGGTGTTACAGGACAGGGTAGTTTCTACCTTGCAAAGCAAGTTGAGAAAACCAGCTCAGTTGATACACTTCAGGGTGCAACGCTCAGGTTTACCATGCCAGGAGCTTTATGCTCTTATTGCCTTGGTGAGAGAAAGATAGGTGATGACAGGCAAATTGGTGTTTCAAAACTGGTCAATTTCAGGGGAGATGACTAA